ATTCctcactgtgctgctggcagggtgggattgATGTCCAGTTTGGGACACTGGGCAGAGCCAAGCCCATCACCATCCTCTGTGCCCTTGGCAGACTAGGGGACCAAGCTGGAACCCTCTCTCTAAAGGGGTTCCAAGTGAGCAAGGGACAAGCTTGGGGCTGTCCATATTCACTCTGGTGGGAAGAGCCATCTCCTTCACCCTCTCCACTTGGGAACCatgtcactgctggggatggcacCACATGGATGCAGAGCAAGggtcagcagcctggcagcaagGCACTAGCTGAGCCTGAGCACCATTACAGGGTACAAGAATTGCCTGGGGGGGTGCCAGCATCCCCACCACGGACGCACGCCAGGGATGTAGGTGCCGGGCGCGGGAGGAGTCCCGGCAGGATGGGCCGGCTGGATGACCATGCCAAGAGGAGGATCGTGGAGCtgcgcagggctgggctgagcttcCGCAAGATCAAgaaggtgctggagctggatgaCATCCGGGTGACGCCACAGGCCGTGTACCTCTTCCTCAAGAGGAAGAGTGTGGAGCCAGGGTCAGCGGCagctggctgggatggggaccAGCCCTGGCCCCCACTGCAGGGGCATAAGGCtgagctccccaggctgctgggcacCCGGCACCCTGCACTGCCCACCGGGGATCCTGTGGGCAGCCAGGACACCAAGGAAGGCATCCAGATTGTCAGTGTGGCCTCACTCTGCAAGGACGGTGGGCAGCTTGGGGACACTTTGGCTATGGGGCTGGCCCCTGGGAATGGTAAGGCCTGGCCCCACTGGGGTTTACCATGGCAacttcctggcactgctgggctcatgAAAGGGCCCTATTCCCCACTGGAGACTCCCCAAGGATCTTTTTTTTGAGgtatttctctctctgttgtTGCAGGTGATGACAGCTCCacaggctcagccctggctccagggactgctctgaCGGGCCTTGCCCCCCTGCCTCAGCCACTGCCCAGCCGAGGACAGCTGGTCACACCCCCCACCCAGAACTCAGCTCTGATGGTGAAAAAGAAGACAGTAGACAGGGCTATCCTCCTGCAGAAAAAGGTAGGATGGCAGGATGAGAGAGTCCATGTGCTCCAGCCAGGAACTGCTGCCATctggccagccctgcacagaaccCTGCTGCATCTACACCATGTTTTGGGGCAGGCTTCTGAGGGTGAAAGGCTTCCAGAGTGCCTCCAACCTCTGCTAGCTGCACTCCCCAGCAATGCTAACCCTGGCACTT
This genomic window from Molothrus aeneus isolate 106 chromosome 16, BPBGC_Maene_1.0, whole genome shotgun sequence contains:
- the LOC136563304 gene encoding polyhomeotic-like protein 1; amino-acid sequence: MQSKGQQPGSKALAEPEHHYRVQELPGGVPASPPRTHARDVGAGRGRSPGRMGRLDDHAKRRIVELRRAGLSFRKIKKVLELDDIRVTPQAVYLFLKRKSVEPGSAAAGWDGDQPWPPLQGHKAELPRLLGTRHPALPTGDPVGSQDTKEGIQIVSVASLCKDGGQLGDTLAMGLAPGNGDDSSTGSALAPGTALTGLAPLPQPLPSRGQLVTPPTQNSALMVKKKTVDRAILLQKKVKDASTQTALPNSVGLGNHSLACSEPVPPTAPSCPAIAKKLDAVQMEVQKLSQALHAVLERQCHLERQQEHQQRLQQEVLMTLQQLSSTVSHSTVPATQPCGPFSSMAEPSPSMPSFSQFKMELI